From Cannabis sativa cultivar Pink pepper isolate KNU-18-1 chromosome 8, ASM2916894v1, whole genome shotgun sequence, a single genomic window includes:
- the LOC115699382 gene encoding transcription factor BIM2 isoform X2: MRTPAKGHHEEEEYEDDEYGSKKEGPSSNNNSNSKDAKNNDKASAVRSKHSVTEQRRRSKINERFQILRDLVPHSDQKRDTASFLLEVIEYVQFLQEKVHKFEGSYQGWSAEPTKLIPWRNSHWRVQNFVGHPPQNIKNGPAAAFPGKFDESHISISPTMLTSPQNLVESDPSRDVACKTLDRQPEAANKGVSLPIPTLACMSTRTSDGMLTQPLQIPVESQSTQCPTTSDGQNQPDEFMVEGGTISVTSAYSQGLLNTLAQALQNAGLDLSQASISVQIDLGKRANKLLSSGTSVSKDYENVPSSNQTIGHRRDAGVGEDSDQGQKRLKT, from the exons ATGAGAACACCAGCAAAGGGTCACCACGAAGAGGAAGAGTATGAGGACGATGAGTATGGCTCCAAGAAAGAAGGCCCTTCTTCAAATAATAACTCCAATAGCAAAG ATGCTAAGAATAATGATAAGGCTAGTGCTGTACGATCAAAACATTCAGTGACAGAGCAGCGGAGGAGGAGCAAGATAAATGAGAG ATTCCAGATATTGAGAGATCTCGTACCTCACAGTGACCAAAAAAGAGACACGGCTTCATTTCTACTAGAG GTGATTGAGTATGTTCAATTTTTACAGGAAAAGGTACACAAGTTTGAGGGTTCATACCAAGGATGGAGTGCAGAGCCCACAAAGTTGATACCTTGG AGAAACAGTCATTGGCGTGTTCAGAATTTTGTTGGTCATCCTcctcaaaacataaaaaatggACCAGCAGCAGCATTTCCGGGAAAATTTGATGAGAGTCACATCTCAATCTCCCCAACTATGCTCACAAGTCCACAAAATTTGGTGGAGTCGGATCCTAGCAGGGATGTTGCTTGCAAGACCTTGGATCGTCAGCCAGAGGCAGCAAACAAGGGAGTTTCTCTACCAATACCTACATTAGCCTGTATGTCTACACGCACAAGTGATGGTATGCTGACACAGCCTCTTCAGATACCAGTAGAATCACAATCAACTCAGTGTCCTACAACAAGCGATGGGCAGAACCAACCAGATGAATTTATGGTTGAAGGGGGGACAATTAGTGTCACAAGTGCTTACTCTCAAGG GTTGTTAAACACTCTGGCCCAAGCGTTGCAGAACGCAGGTTTAGACCTGTCACAGGCCAGCATCTCAGTGCAAATTGATCTTGGCAAGCGTGCTAACAAATTACTATCTTCTGGGACATCTGTTTCCAAG GATTATGAAAATGTCCCCTCTAGCAATCAAACTATTGGGCATCGTAGAGATGCAGGTGTTGGGGAAGATTCAGATCAAGGCCAAAAGCGGCTCAAAACATAG
- the LOC115699382 gene encoding transcription factor BIM2 isoform X1, with translation MRTPAKGHHEEEEYEDDEYGSKKEGPSSNNNSNSKDAKNNDKASAVRSKHSVTEQRRRSKINERFQILRDLVPHSDQKRDTASFLLEVIEYVQFLQEKVHKFEGSYQGWSAEPTKLIPWRNSHWRVQNFVGHPPQNIKNGPAAAFPGKFDESHISISPTMLTSPQNLVESDPSRDVACKTLDRQPEAANKGVSLPIPTLACMSTRTSDGMLTQPLQIPVESQSTQCPTTSDGQNQPDEFMVEGGTISVTSAYSQGLLNTLAQALQNAGLDLSQASISVQIDLGKRANKLLSSGTSVSKYCHFGSSFQDYENVPSSNQTIGHRRDAGVGEDSDQGQKRLKT, from the exons ATGAGAACACCAGCAAAGGGTCACCACGAAGAGGAAGAGTATGAGGACGATGAGTATGGCTCCAAGAAAGAAGGCCCTTCTTCAAATAATAACTCCAATAGCAAAG ATGCTAAGAATAATGATAAGGCTAGTGCTGTACGATCAAAACATTCAGTGACAGAGCAGCGGAGGAGGAGCAAGATAAATGAGAG ATTCCAGATATTGAGAGATCTCGTACCTCACAGTGACCAAAAAAGAGACACGGCTTCATTTCTACTAGAG GTGATTGAGTATGTTCAATTTTTACAGGAAAAGGTACACAAGTTTGAGGGTTCATACCAAGGATGGAGTGCAGAGCCCACAAAGTTGATACCTTGG AGAAACAGTCATTGGCGTGTTCAGAATTTTGTTGGTCATCCTcctcaaaacataaaaaatggACCAGCAGCAGCATTTCCGGGAAAATTTGATGAGAGTCACATCTCAATCTCCCCAACTATGCTCACAAGTCCACAAAATTTGGTGGAGTCGGATCCTAGCAGGGATGTTGCTTGCAAGACCTTGGATCGTCAGCCAGAGGCAGCAAACAAGGGAGTTTCTCTACCAATACCTACATTAGCCTGTATGTCTACACGCACAAGTGATGGTATGCTGACACAGCCTCTTCAGATACCAGTAGAATCACAATCAACTCAGTGTCCTACAACAAGCGATGGGCAGAACCAACCAGATGAATTTATGGTTGAAGGGGGGACAATTAGTGTCACAAGTGCTTACTCTCAAGG GTTGTTAAACACTCTGGCCCAAGCGTTGCAGAACGCAGGTTTAGACCTGTCACAGGCCAGCATCTCAGTGCAAATTGATCTTGGCAAGCGTGCTAACAAATTACTATCTTCTGGGACATCTGTTTCCAAG TATTGTCATTTTGGGTCTTCATTCCAGGATTATGAAAATGTCCCCTCTAGCAATCAAACTATTGGGCATCGTAGAGATGCAGGTGTTGGGGAAGATTCAGATCAAGGCCAAAAGCGGCTCAAAACATAG
- the LOC115699381 gene encoding rhamnogalacturonan I rhamnosyltransferase 1: protein MIMEKCKVGFGDYHHHDDEEYTKLVFGSEANKDGIHSGSGATIKVEKLITSFVIRYVKAERVRSLHRLKLWAVGSATAAFFVCACLLQLTTLTEFMRQPTSIFPSSPQQHIAPPPQRVYDSNGFLMVSANGGLNQMRSGICDMVAIAKYMNATLIVPELDKTSFWNDQSKFEDVFDVDHFITSLRDEVRILKKLPHHHIIHHNPPFSMPPVSWSNMSFYHKLVVPRLQKYGVIHFTKSDSRLANNGIPLELQKLRCKVNYRALKFTPKIEETGKKIVELLRRNGPFVVLHLRYEMDMLAFSGCSEGCNTNEIEELTKLRYAYPWWKQKEIDSMKKRKMGECPLTPEETALTLRALDIDPAMQIYIAAGNIYGGQRRMADLKLAFPHLIKKETLLEPSELDPFRNHSNQMAALDYIVSLESDIFIPTHRGNMALVVEGHRRYLGFKPTIIPNKRLLVYLIDQYRNGSLSWNEFSQAVKSGHAGKFGNPTPRLEIPGKPKEEQYFYSNPYECLPPFTQKSS from the exons atgataatggAGAAATGCAAGGTTGGTTTTGGTGATTACCATCATCATGATGATGAAGAGTACACTAAATTAGTATTTGGATCAGAAGCCAATAAAGATGGGATTCACAGCGGATCAGGAGCCACCATCAAAGTGGAGAAGCTTATTACGAGCTTTGTGATAAGATATGTAAAGGCTGAGAGGGTAAGGAGCTTGCACCGGCTGAAGCTGTGGGCGGTGGGATCGGCCACCGCCGCCTTCTTCGTCTGTGCTTGTCTGCTGCAGCTCACTACCCTCACTGAGTTCATGAGACAGCCCACTTCCATCTTTCCTTCCTCTCCTCAACAACACATCGCTCCTCCTCCCCAAA GAGTTTATGATAGCAATGGGTTTTTGATGGTTTCAGCTAATGGGGGATTGAATCAAATGCGATCTGGT ATTTGCGATATGGTAGCGATTGCAAAATACATGAATGCAACGCTAATAGTACCAGAATTGGATAAAACCTCCTTTTGGAATGATCAAAG TAAGTTCGAAGATGTGTTTGATGTGGATCATTTCATCACATCATTGAGAGACGAAGTCAGGATATTAAAGAAGCTTCCTCACCATCATATAATTCATCATAATCCCCCTTTTTCCATGCCCCCTGTCAGCTGGTCCAATATGTCATTTTATCATAAACTG GTAGTTCCAAGATTGCAAAAATATGGAGTAATTCATTTCACCAAAAGTGATTCAAGGCTTGCCAACAATGGGATTCCTTTAGAACTTCAAAAGCTGCGGTGTAAAGTAAATTACAGAGCTTTGAAATTTACTCCCAAAATAGAAGAGACTGGCAAGAAGATCGTAGAGCTTTTGAGAAGAAACGGCCCATTCGTAGTTCTTCACCTAAGATATGAAATGGATATGTTGGCATTCTCAGGTTGCTCTGAAGGTTGCAACACTAATGAAATTGAAGAATTGACAAAACTCAG atATGCGTATCCATGGTGGAAACAGAAAGAAATAGATTCTATGAAGAAGCGAAAAATGGGTGAATGCCCATTAACTCCAGAGGAAACAGCACTAACATTGAGAGCATTGGACATTGATCCTGCTATGCAAATCTACATTGCTGCTGGTAACATCTATGGGGGGCAAAGGAGAATGGCTGACTTAAAATTAGCATTTCCTCATTTG ATTAAAAAGGAGACATTGCTAGAGCCCTCGGAGCTTGACCCATTCCGTAATCATTCCAACCAGATGGCTGCTCTGGATTACATTGTATCATTGGAAAGTGATATTTTCATTCCAACTCATAGAGGAAACATGGCCTTAGTCGTTGAAGGCCATCGCCG ATACTTGGGTTTCAAGCCCACTATCATTCCAAACAAAAGGCTTCTGGTTTATCTAATAGACCAGTATAGGAATGGAAGCCTGAGCTGGAATGAATTTTCCCAAGCAGTGAAAAGCGGCCATGCAGGTAAATTCGGTAACCCAACTCCTAGACTGGAGATTCCTGGCAAACCAAAGGAGGAACAGTACTTTTATAGTAATCCATACGAGTGTTTGCCCCCATTTACTCAAAAATCATCATAG